The following nucleotide sequence is from Triticum dicoccoides isolate Atlit2015 ecotype Zavitan chromosome 7B, WEW_v2.0, whole genome shotgun sequence.
CAGGAATAGTAACCGGTCAGCTTAGTGTTACTTTCCGATTCTATTGGATTTGCCGGTTAGGTGACAGCGTGTTTTTGAACTGTGCATTGTATTTGCCTTCTGTTATGCTGATAGGTTCTCTACTTTTGGTGTGGATTAGTAGGTGGTGGGTTGCAGAGGAGCTGCTTTCGTGAACTCGCGATGGCTGCATGATGCCACCCAATGCCAGACTCGCCAGGATGGGGTATCGAGGGCCGAAGTAGGTGAACCCTTTATTTTTTTGATGATTTGCCTTTGTGCTGCTCGTTTGTTATGTTAATGATCTTGTCATTGTACCTCTTTTGTCAATCAAACATCTAGAGCCCAGCTTAATAAAGAAACTAATTGTGCATCACTATTCACCGCTGGAAAAAACACAGGCATATCCTGCTACAGAGATGCCAGCTGAATACATTATTGATTATTATGAACTGAAATATGGGACATGTCTAGCAATTAAACATAGATATCAAAACTAGGCTGTTGAACAACCAACGCATAGTTCCACACCTTACCTGCTGCCATTGGATTGTGAAGCGTTGCCACTTACGGCTCCCATTTATGTGTCATTTTTGCTGATACACTGTGCCCTATGAATGACTTCTTCTTTGATAACTCTgcctgtgagttattatatgcattggTTTTCATGAAGATTAAATGCACCCAAATTCTAATTCTTTGTCGCAAAATAAAAAAGTAGGATGTCAATGCATCAGATGAAATGGGCCTTCAGTTGCTAATTGATAAATCGACTTGTTATGCAGCGGAATATGTTGTGCCTGGAATGGAATCAGATTATAGCCTAGCAAGACAACCGTGCATTATACATTTATACTGTACATAAATTTGAAACTTAAATCAAGTGATGTTATCCGCTTTATCAGAGAAATGTATGTTTGATATTCCTGGCCCCTGGCCAGTTAttctctatatgttgtcatcaacataGAAGCTGAAGAAAAACTGGCTGAAGGTCCCCTCAGCTATGTGATTATGCTGTCCGTAATGAAGGATAATGATGATCAGTTTTAACAATGAATGACAGCTGAAATCCACTTTTTTTCTTAATGCACGTGAATGCTAGTCATGGAAAGTGTAGTGTATTGCTGTTCCCTGATGAGAAAAATTCTTCTTGCTCCCAGGAACAACAGGATCCATTTGAATTGGTTGCTGATGAACTATCGATTCTTGGAAATAGACTACGATCCATGGTGGTTGCTGAGGTTAGTAGTGCATCCTACTCATGTCAACTCTCTGTGGTACTAGGCTGCTGCTGGCATGGTGTTTGGATGTTTCTTTTATCTAGCGATTACCACATTGTCAAACATACCCAATTTGCCTAAGTGAGTACTTTCAGGTCCCTAAACTAGAATCAGCTGCTGAATATTTTTTTAAAGTAGGAGCTGAGGGAAAAAGATTCCGACCTACGGTAACATCTAATCTCCCTTTTTTTTAGTCAATATTACATTATCGCTTTACTCTATGATTTCTTTCTATCCTATCTACTTTGTGTGCACTGAATGCATTTATTTACATTGGCAGGTTTTATTGCTTATGGCATCGGCTCTGAAATTCCCAATACCAGAATCGACAGATGTTGGAGTTTTCAGTATATTGGCAAGTAAGCTGCGCACACGGCAGCAAAACATTGCCGAGATAACTGAAATGATCCATGTTAGTATGGCGCCTGACCATCATACCCAGTATATTTTATTTTTTGATTCTCAAGCTGACATCTATTACAGGTCGCAAGTCTTCTGCATGATGATGTTCTGGATGATGCTGACACTAGGCGAGGTGTCACTTCATTGAATTGCATTATGGGCAACAAGGTACTGTATGCCACACCATTGAACATTCAGTATACACTTATACTAGGTGAATCAACTGGGTCCTCACATTAAGAACTACAAATTActtcctccgtctggaaatactcgtcggagaaatggatgtatctaggcatattttagttctagatacatccattttcatccatttcttcgaattccggacggaggaagtactttaGTTAGCACATAGTGAAAAGCTTGATCTTCCAGTAAAAAGTGCTGCACGACAGCAGGAAAGTTTACCTGGACATCATTTTTTAAGAATTTTTTTTTGGAGGTACTGCAGTCAGAATCATTTTGGCATTGGTATTCATGAAACTCTTTTTTGTGCAGCTTTCTGTTTTGGCTGGTGACTTTCTCCTGTCCAGAGCATGTGTGGCACTTGCAGCACTTGGGAATACAGAGGTACATTATTTATTTATCCTAAGATAGATTGCTGTACTATCCTGTAATTGTTTTAATGATGCGGAAATTGAAGTGGTTTTGATTTATGCTGGTCACTATATATGTTTGATGAGCATCAGTATCACACAAGTCTGTTCTTGTATTACTTTTAGTTTCCGCTTGGCATAATCATTATGTCCTTGCTTTCTTTACTCCTATAAAGACGTCAATCTGTGGTGGTTGTGTGTTCACCTCCTTTCCCCCTCCTGATGTAAGCTGTTAGATTTGTTGCAAATGCCTGAGATGGTGGTCCTGTTTGCTACCAAAGTAGGGTAGCCTGACTTGTTTTGTCATAGCAACCTATTGGGTGGTCTTATTGTTATATCTGTTTCAATGCTGGAGTATTTAGCTAGTTAATAGTAGGCTGTCAGTGTCATTTCTTAGGGAATCATTTTTCTTGTTTTCTCCATTCCAAGCTTATCCATCCTAATGGTTTAGCATTCAAGATTGTCCTGTATGGTTGGAGTTCTGACCTGCTCTCTTTCTTGCAAGTCTTATATGGTACCAAACTTTCAATTGATCAACCTAACTTATGCAGGTGGTATCTCTTATGGCAACTGCAGTTGGACATCTAGTTACTGGTGAAACTATGCAAATGTCAACAAGCAGAGAGCAACGGCGAAGGTTAAATAATGCTTCTCTATCATGAATAAATGTTCATCACATCTAATGCCTAAAACCAGGAGATGCAGAATAAAATGCTTGGAcatatttgttttttttgtttaCTCTGGTTTCTCCATTTTTTATGCCATTGTTTGTTGGTTCTGATACGATTCTAAAACAATGCGCAGTATGGAGTACTACTTGCAGAAGACGTACTACAAAACAGCATCATTGATATCAAACAGTTGCAAGGCTGTTGCTATTCTTGCAGGGCACACTGCTGAGGTTTCAGTGCTTGCATACGAATATGGTCGAAACCTGGTTCGTAAAACATCTCTCTTTTCTGGAATTATTTCCCCTTCTGATTTAATCCTGTAAAGCACCGACTTGATTAATTCGATATCATTGCAGGGTCTAGCCTTCCAGTTGATCGACGATGTTCTTGATTTCACAGGAACCTCTGCATCACTTGGGAAGGGTTCATTATCTGATATTCGTCATGTAATAACAGCCatcctctctttttttttttgtTATATTTTTTTTACAGTATTCATCATCTGAAATAGGTGTTTGCCTCCCAGGGCCAGCTACTTAGATTGTTTCTCAGTAGGACTGATCTACACAAAACTTTGCTGGCTAACAATAGTGCTACATCGGCTGATCGGCATAGACTGCTTGTCTGACA
It contains:
- the LOC119337522 gene encoding solanesyl-diphosphate synthase 1, mitochondrial, translating into MSWRWALARRVATLVGGGTGGPGAAQAQRLFSSSGALLGRLPPAPPQIRNKVVGCRGAAFVNSRWLHDATQCQTRQDGVSRAEEQQDPFELVADELSILGNRLRSMVVAEVPKLESAAEYFFKVGAEGKRFRPTVLLLMASALKFPIPESTDVGVFSILASKLRTRQQNIAEITEMIHVASLLHDDVLDDADTRRGVTSLNCIMGNKLSVLAGDFLLSRACVALAALGNTEVVSLMATAVGHLVTGETMQMSTSREQRRSMEYYLQKTYYKTASLISNSCKAVAILAGHTAEVSVLAYEYGRNLGLAFQLIDDVLDFTGTSASLGKGSLSDIRHGIITAPMLYAMEEFPQLQDVVDQGFDNPANVEIALDYLQKSRGIERTKELAQEHVNLAVKAIEALPDSDDEDVLISRRALIDITQRVITRTK